One Hydractinia symbiolongicarpus strain clone_291-10 chromosome 7, HSymV2.1, whole genome shotgun sequence genomic window, TAACCATCCTTACTTTAAGtaagttttcatcaaatatcGTAAAGATGATTTAAACCTTGGTCCACGCTGGTCGGGATATAAAACAGCAGTGTCGATAATATTATCATGGTGAagctaaaagagaaaaaaaaatatgttcacaACGTGTGGACGACGTAAATTCTTCATTGAATTTATTGTCATATTCAGGCTCAGCAAGATAATTATAACGACATCTTTATAGAATTAGGTTCAATACTACTCTTTTATAATTTCATGCGTATATTTTAAGGAAAAGGTATAAGTATAATATATTTGGGTCGGTTGgtcagcaaaataaaaataatcataCTGAAAATATAAGTATAAACATATTTTACGAGCGTGCGATCTTcaaacattaaaatttataGCATTTAATGATATGAAGTCACAAAATTCACAGGGAATGCTGCTTTGATGGCAGACACATTTATACAAGTTTTGAAGTTCAAATGAGAAGACAacttaaaaaaacgtttattattttttaccatttaGCCAAGTCTAGCGATGGCATTATTGTAGCACATTTTCCACACAAAAATAATACCTTCAAGGACCGCAAGTCAAAATCCAGGGAATGACCAACTAGAATAGCGTCAGGTGGAATGATCTCGAGCAAATCCTTTTGAACGTCTTCTAATCGTGTCGTTACATTTTCCAACATTTCAGCTGTTATACCACTGAACCTgaagaaatgaagaaattataaaaactcaataatgtattttttgtttagtcAATTGCGTAGCCAGTCAAATAATTCATAAAGCTGACTTACTGAGTCAAATAACCAATAAAGCTGACTTAGTGAATCAAATAATAAGCTACGAAGCTGACTTACTTAGCCTAATAATCAGTTACAAAATTAATAATTAGTTACAAAGCTGACCTACTAAGTCAAATAATTAGTTACAAAGCTGACTTACTGAGTCAAATAATCAGTTATCGGATGGTCAGGTTTGACCAGCTTATCATAAACGGTATTCAAGTCTCGATCAACAACTGATATTCGAGTTAATGCACGGTTGTCTCTGGAAGTGTTAcactacaaaagaaaaaaaaatgaagtaaCAAATCAAGTTATCGTACGAACAGATACGTTTAAATAGAGAAAATGAAATCAACTTTTGAGTAAATTTCGAAAACCACCTTACCATTTCACAGTCGATTGCTAACAATTTACTTGTCTCGGTTGGTGCTGTCCTCTCATCACGTCTTCTAGTAGAAACCACACCTAGGTGAAACATCTATATAAGACGTGCACAAATTCTGTATCACAGATTTTTGTATTGAAAAAATGGTCGCCAGCAAATAGAAACCACGTAtaattatatgtttttataaaaacaatgaaCTGTAAGAAAAACTTCAGAAGTTTGGTTGCGCCACCTGAAATGAAATGAAGTGAAACCACTTTGGTCCACGTTGAGAAGCTTTAAAACTTTTATGATAGACCAAAATAACTTCGGTTTGAGATTTCATTTTACGTTAATGCTGCCTCAGACattttttgcaaacaaaaaaaattaatgaccaGTCCCTTAATCAACGTTCTAGCAGCTTTCTCACCGAACtttccataaaaaataaattctacTCATATAAAAAGCAGGTTAGCTCACTAAGTGAGATCTCCCTTCAGATTGCAcaaaacttagataaaaattttccATACGACCACGCCAGCCGGGCTGGGGTAGGGTATATTTTGGACCAAAGCTCTTCAGTTTAAAATAATCACATGACTTTAAGACGAAAACGCATTTTGTAGCCCTGCCAAGTGGGATCAAAAAGATCATCAAAATACTGGATGAATTCCATATCACTAAGCCATCCTGGCGTACTGGGCGATCTCATTTCAAATTTCAACAAATAACACATCATGCAAATGTATGAACTTATCTAACCATGCTCTTTTGCTGCGGAATTCCAGTCTGGGAAATCGTTCGCACTTAGTTGACTCGGTGAAAGAATGAAGTCTTGAAATGTAGTCATTGATGAAGGCTTCTCTAAATAGAATCAGTGAAAAATTTTCCTATGTAGAATTTATCGTATTTATTTCAGCTAACTGAATAAGAATCATCCGCACTAAGCCAGTAACAGGTATTTGTGCTATAAATCTTGCAGCGGAGATCATATTCCAACATATAATGCAGACAATATTTATTTGTTGCTTCAGTGACTCATCTACACGAAAAGAAGAAAGTAATGAATTACTCACCTAAATTGAACTGTGATTTTTTCTTCTGCTGTAACTTCTTCGGCATACGGTAACGCAACATACATTCTAAGGGTGACCTTATCATGCTGCTGGAACCATCATTCCAAACAGGCAAAGGCTAATAGTGAAGAAAATATAAAGAGTTTTTCTTAACGAATGATTctgtataatttgttttttacttaaaaacaaGACTTTAGAAATAGTTAAAGAAAATCCTCAGTACAAACAAACATTAGACACTCTACTAAgtgtcttataaaaaatatattcgtGCTCAAAGTGATACCTTTCCAAAGTTTGTGTTCAAAAAATTGAAGCAACTTTTATTTTGCTGATAGTCGTCTTCTGAAATATAACCTGCCAGTATAACAACagtctttaaaactttttgccATGCATTGAAACTACACCAGGTTGGTAAGCAAGGAAATTCACCCCCATGGACTGTTAACATTATTAATGTTCGAATGTCAATCATGTTCAAGTGAGAACCTTGAGGTCGTTTACCATTTAGTGAAAACAGTTCATCTAAGTCGTATGTAATAGATAGTTCCTCACTCTAAGACAAATAGTAAGAACGATAGAAATGAAGCAAACACcaccattaaaaacaaaactaaaacAACAGGATAGTAGCAACagcgacaaaaacaacaaaaaaaacaacaataaccaaaacaacaacaacaacaacaacaacaacggccGCTGTCGCCACCAGCAGCATCTTTGCCACCAACATTATCGCCATcactgcaacaacaacaacaacaatgtaaACACAACTcaccttttctttctttttcttttttcttgacACTATTTCAACGTCTTcataagtttttctttttttgttattatcattGCTTTGAGCATCAACATTCATATTTGATATAGCTAGATAAAACAAAGGTACACCTTAATTTCTCCCCAACCAAATATATACTGATGTATATATCTTTTCCACTCAATCACTTGAAAAAACCGGACACAAATTCTTGTCAAAAGGTGCAAAACAAATCGCTTCTTTCATTGTTtaataagttaataaaaaattaagatgggTTGTTTTGTCACGTGACAAAGAAATACACAGCTAACAACTCACATTCCTGAATATCTTTACTGCTGTCAGAAGTTTCAGtttctttctaaaaaaattataacaaacaGCATTGACCAACCATTTTTCTTTGTTGCTTACATCAACACCTCAATTATCAAAAAAGGTAGCtactgcattttttttttacatgataAATAAATTTGTATAATGATACAATTTTTCTATACCTTATGCAATTTcttcttcctttttcttttcttttttacgtctaattctaaaaaacaaaaaacacattaaGGCAAGCTACGATGTACTGAATAAGAATGTTTCCATAATATAGGATTTGACAACCATCCCCTTACTCAAAATTTATTATGCTTTGATGACTAGACTCACAATACAGATTGTACACATACCGATATCAgggaaaaatatttaacaacaataacaaacatTTAAAGGATAGACCAGGATATACTTTTGAAAGAGTGGCTTTTAAGAACTCAGATAATTAAGAAGGATAGATGTACCATACTAACCAGAATTTGTtggtattttctctttttctgttgttttactgactttatttttcttgcccatttttttattttatgaaatactaaaataagaaaaatatttattgaataCCGAAGAAAAATTTGTTGCTGCATTGCAATCATCAAAAAGCAGTCCACAGACGACTAAAATTTCTTATATCCATCTATCTATTTCAGGGCATAAACTGAATATGGAAGTTTGTTGGGAGActgtaaattaaaaatctaTAAAGGCAAGCTGTATTctatttttaactaattttcAATTACAGAAATAGAAGTTCTGATGTATTggaaaaaattaagaagaaataattcatttttgtgATGGAGGTTCACATTCAGGGAAAGTTAAAACGTCTTTATTTCCTCATTTTTGTTATCCCCTCCTCTCCTCCTCCATGGTATCAGTGTTGCGACCATTGATATGTCTCAAAATCTATCTCAAAAAATCAACACGCACATATACAAATTGAAgattaaaaatatgtattaaTAAAATATGCAACCAAATTTTGTTTCACTAAACATTATCTGTGTACAGAGTGTTATAATCATTGTCATGTCATTTATAAGTGTAGATCATGGGCCGGTTTAAGTTTTGTTAGCCACTAGCTACACATAAGCAGGTATCAATTCGACTTTATGAAGACACCATGCTACAGAAAACCAGTCATTTCTTTCATAAAGCTTGCGTACACATCGTCTTTTGTAGGTCCctggttttgtttttgtaacgGTTTAATTTCGTTGGTGTTGGGCAGGTTAACCTTCGGTGGTGCCTTTGATTTTGTGGAAGATGGATTACGTCGAATTTTAACAGCAGTTGGAACAAATCTTGTTAACTCAGCACGAATATTTCGAAGTTGTGGTTCAGCACTAATAATTGGTGCGTTTCCTAACGTAGGTGAAATTAAAATTGCGTTTAAAATAATCGAAAATAACataagaaagaataaaaaaaccaaGAAAATTCAATTTGCATAAGTACTTACCTTCTTTACCAGCAACCTTTTTGATCTCTGGTCCTTTCTCAATAACATTTTGGGGACCAGGGTTTTGTGCTCTAGAACCAAACAACACATGACCAGGACCCATAAATGGTGGTCTCATTCCAGGCGGTGGAGGTAAAcctgtaaaaatgaaaaaattaatatccattttagaaataaaattgttgaaaaaaaatgctacaacaaactacaattttttttatattttgaaaactttatagaTAATCCCAACAATAAGCCAACTTTTACTCTGATTGACCACTGAAGCATTTACCTGGAGGCATTCTTGGTGGTAATCCCATTGGTGGTAACCCAGGTGGTGGGCGTGGTAGACCAGGTGGTGGACCTATACAGAACAttataatgaaaacaaaatgatagaaacatgataaatttctttttttgacaCTATAGAATTCATCTTAAATTCAACATTTAGGGCAAGTAAAGTAATGGTTTAAAGATGCTAAACAAGAACAAATCATTACCAGGAGGTCGACCTGGTGGTGGGCCTGGTGGCATAACTCGTGGTGGAGCACCAGGAGGAGGCCCTGGAGGTCCTCCTGGTTGTACAGGATTTTCTTGAGTAGTAGTTGCTTGATTCTAACAATACAAAAAGTTGATATGACAAACTTTTCAGTCAGATAATAATGTACATTATTGTATTGTATTATGAATCAAAAAACAGTGGCCAAACTCACTGGGTCATGTCCAGCAAGTTTTAGTAGTCTTTTCTGCATAGTCATGGAACCATCATCATCCATTTCAACATCATCACCATCTTCGTCCTCGAAATGGACCTTCCTACTTCTTCTTGATCCACCGTCTAAAAAGTTACACGTAAACTACAATGAAAATGTGTACTATGTTAATAATTATATTATTACAATGTCTAACACACAAGTATTGAAAATAGTTTTCAAAGTGGCAATATGTAAATTCTTTGCAGGCTTACAAACTTCGAAATAAATTCTTAgactattgttttttattttaataatatttatacAGGTTCAAAATAAGATCAGTTAAAATATAGTTCTTCCTATAACGCCCTGTGCATAAATAAATatcaaaagttcaaaaaaactttccacCTTCCTTATTACCCTCTCCATGTTTCATATCTTGAAATTCATGTTCAAGTTTTTCAAGTTCAGCAATTGGATCACTTCCAGCTTTTCCATGGACGCGAGATtgctaaataacaacaaaacacaCCCACCATGCTAATATTAACATGTGCTTTACATATATTTCAAAACACAACACCACAAAACAGTAAATActggtaattattttttacgaTGTGTTTCAAGTCAAGTAAATAGGAAGGGATAACATTTGAATATTGCATCATATAGACGTACTTCATGTTCTGCATCATCATCCTCATATTCTGGGCTTGGAGGTGGTGGTAAACCTGGAGGTGGTCCTGGAGGTATAAGACCTGGTGGGAGACCAGGAATCTGTGGAATGTTGTGTTCTGTTGTAAGATGGGAACCTAGCATGGGGACTTCAGGTGGCTGCATTCTACAAAAGAAAGACACAAACACAATACAGAAGAATTTTAGGTATTTAGGGAAAATAACATGTGTTAAAGAGATACACAGAAAGACATATTGCTAACTCAATAATATAGAAAGATTTTctgtgaaaaaagttatttaatttaTAGGAAATTGTGCATTACACATCATACATCAGGTTATAGTCAGTTTAAACTGCTAGCAAACTTGAGAAGCACTTACTCTGGCATACCAGGCATCATTTGGTGAGGTAAAGGTATCTCATCAGGAGCAAGGTTTCCTATTGATTTTAACAAGAGTGTTATAGAATCtatatttaaagtttatatcatACGTTTCACATATTTTTAGGCACAAGCTTTTTAGGGTAGAAAACTTcccaaagaagaaaaaatgcaaaattttgGGCTTTTGCCTTCGTGAATGCACGATTTCGACATAAATTCAGGGCAAAAACTTTCACAAATGGGAGTATACATCACTGTTGAACAAGAGTTTGTACACAAAGAATGTTATGCATAAATAATCCCGATATATAACATACCAGAATGTGGAAGAGCAACATCAGAAAGTTGAAATGTGGCTTCCGACTCATCTTTCAGTCGCTGTACTTCTTCTTGCTGTTAAGAGTTAGAGGACATAAAgttatttaaattaaatatttgttataatttgTTGAATAAAATTCTAGATGATTCTGGAAAATTTTCAAACAGAGACAGGAGTAAAAGAGATCCAGCCATAAAGTGCACCAAATATTATAACATCTTTGCTTAAAAACATACTTTATAAAGCTTTATAAAGCTAATGTTTTGGACAACCtcatactttaatttttttacttattactGAAGTGTGACCTGTCCTCCACATTTCCATTCAGTGTTTTTATGCTGTGGAAAGAAAGAAGACTAACTCATCTTGCACAATACATGTGCAATGAAAATAATTGCCGCTTACCTGGCACAAAACATTACAGCATAGATGTAGCatagattaaaaatttaaactaattcAACTTTTGTATCTAGAAAGTTGACGTTTTAGCATTTTATACTAACATTATTTGGTGAATTTAGgtacaaaatatatgtatatattcaaAAAAAGGTTTAGCTAATTATTCTGAATTATAACATCATTTTAGTTAATTGTTGAGAAACAATTGCAGGGCtcgaattaaatattaaaattgatcACTGAAAGTTTTTTTGCCTATGAAGCTTACGTTGAGCAAAACATGTTGTTTAAGCTCTATACGATtgtgttttgataattttaaaataatacctGGCATTGGTTACGTTTTTTACGAACAcgttttgaagattttttaataaaatttggcATAGGTTAAGCTTCTTATGATCATGTTTTAATGACTTTAGAATAAAATATGGCGTTGTTCAAGCTCCATATGATCGTGTTTAATAAAACACTACGTTGTATCAATCACGTTTTGATGTAGTAATACGAACTTTGTTGCTATTATAAAGATGTGTGATTTGATAAAATTATAAAGGTATATTTGATATGCGAAAAAAAGGAAATGGTTTGTGAATCTTAATGCTGACTTGCTAGTATGAACGATAATCAGAATAatcaaatattatatatatatattaatataatattaaaatgaaaatatcaaaatatttgaaaatatcaacaaaaaaatttaaacatatttacatGACCCCAAATCTTAATTCCTAAAACAGCAccttatgtatttatataaaatacatgtcatgcattaattagcataattatCAAAATTTCTAAGTCAAAAATTTTGAGAACCGATCAGATTCAAAGGCAACTTCTCAAGCTTTTTCACATGAAGCCAACTTGTTTTTCATGGGAGATAAGCTTAAAAATCTAGTATCATTTATTTAAAGCctcctattttttttaataactccttaatgCTATGGTACATGGCTACAATACTTAGTAAGTTTAataattatctattagacatctgcttgcaaaatttttaggtttaatacctttcagaggctttgatattggctattacttgaaactacccaaaaaaatttctatgaaacccttataatAGTCAAAGTATAATAACTcatgttaggattatccttagaatcTGAAACCTACAACACTTTCTTtcgtcaagaagaatcattctGCAAGTTTTGGACacatgattaatccgatttcccgatttttttggAATATAcccaaaaatcagaaaaaacggatttttgggCAATATTTCATGTGATCTATGTAACATGTTCAAAAAACCCCagactgaatagggttaaaaggcATTGTGCCAGGTTTGTTGGGTGcgagaaaaaaacaaacttgtCACCTCTTTCATCCGTtgtgtttctaaaaaaaataaaaatatgtcaaCTACaaatttacagaaaattttataaattggcCAAACTTAAAAAACAATAGCAAAATAGATGCTAAAACTTACGATAGGTAAGGTACGCTCTATGACGTTTGCGATCACATTCTGCTTGAAAtctattgagaaaaaaaaacttaagtatatatacaaactacacaagaaataagaaataataagttcttaataagaaatgccAGCAGCATTTAAGAAATTCTGGCAGTTACAGAGATTTCAAAACCTACTTTTTTATTTCCCcaaatttttctttatcttgCTTCTCCtattacaaaaacaagaaaaaaaagtcaattaCAAGCAAAAATAGTAAGAATTGTGATAAATAGCTGTAAAGTtatcagaattattttttttctccccAGCACATTATGCAAAAATACAGATCAACTTCCACATAGATTCTATATGAATAATTTTTACAGGAGTATAAAGTTGAGTGCCAATGTTCGATGATATGGGTGTAgtttagtctttttttaattattcctgGAATACTTAGATAGAAGTCCTTCATTtctaatacaattttttttgcctgCCTGCCTGCATGCTATGTTAACACATCAGCGTTCACACCTGTAATTAATGACATAAAAAAATGGATAAGATACATTTAAATTGTGGCAGGAgtgggaaaaataaaaaaaatggataTGTTAAGGAAAAATAAATTCTGTTGTTTTGATCTGTTTAGAGGGAATAGTTAATTGGCTGGTTCTTTCAAACAAGTTGAATACTTTGCTCATTTCACTAAAAATTGGGGTTGGATTGAACGCAGGGGATGACACATTATTTTTCTGGTAGATTTATCTCTGTTTGGTACACTAAAATACTatccatagttaccactaatgcatCTAGTTTGGAGTTTTATTGACATCCAAAACACAAATTCCACTTATTCTTTTGTAAAATAGAAACAAATCTCACCCCAGAAAAAAGCctgcataaaaacaaaagacacTACATGTGTATACCTGTACTTCTTTATTGGGGCACAATTATTTTAAGTGTCAAATTGCAATATACAAAAATTTTATGTCAgtatgttaaaaaagtttaccaTCACACCATGAATAATGTAATCCAATGTTTACTTTACAGTAAAAACACTTACATACAGAGTCAGAATTCTTGTCAATGTTTCTTGCAGTTTCTTTTTCTTGTCTGAAATAACTTTGTCGTTTACTGCATCTGTGAGTCCCTCGatttctaaaacaaaacaaaacatataattTGATGCAAGCAAAGAGGCACACACATCACTTGAATCCCAGTTCCAAGATCCTATGCTAACACAATGAAAATGTTGACAGGGTATACATAATTAACTTAAGTAGCACAGTGCAATcaggctttttaaaaaaatatgtgttgTTTGCTGTAGTCTGAACAAATTACTACAGCACCAGGTGGAAAATTTGTTTGTCGTTAGACTCACAAAAATGTTTCAATAAGTATATAAACTCTTTCATCTGCGTAAAAAATTGTATAGATAAAAGATAACTATTCATCTATAAGTTGAT contains:
- the LOC130648735 gene encoding WW domain-binding protein 11-like is translated as MGRRSTNTTKSGKFMNPTDQARKEARKRELKKNKKQRKLVRETVLKLKDPTQIIEEMLRLDLLEIEGLTDAVNDKVISDKKKKLQETLTRILTLYEKQDKEKFGEIKKFQAECDRKRHRAYLTYQTQRMKEQEEVQRLKDESEATFQLSDVALPHSGNLAPDEIPLPHQMMPGMPEMQPPEVPMLGSHLTTEHNIPQIPGLPPGLIPPGPPPGLPPPPSPEYEDDDAEHEQSRVHGKAGSDPIAELEKLEHEFQDMKHGEGNKEDGGSRRSRKVHFEDEDGDDVEMDDDGSMTMQKRLLKLAGHDPNQATTTQENPVQPGGPPGPPPGAPPRVMPPGPPPGRPPGPPPGLPRPPPGLPPMGLPPRMPPGLPPPPGMRPPFMGPGHVLFGSRAQNPGPQNVIEKGPEIKKVAGKEGNAPIISAEPQLRNIRAELTRFVPTAVKIRRNPSSTKSKAPPKVNLPNTNEIKPLQKQNQGPTKDDVYASFMKEMTGFL
- the LOC130648733 gene encoding uncharacterized protein LOC130648733, with amino-acid sequence MGKKNKVSKTTEKEKIPTNSELDVKKKRKRKKKLHKKETETSDSSKDIQESISNMNVDAQSNDNNKKRKTYEDVEIVSRKKKKKEKSEELSITYDLDELFSLNGKRPQGSHLNMIDIRTLIMLTVHGGEFPCLPTWCSFNAWQKVLKTVVILAGYISEDDYQQNKSCFNFLNTNFGKPLPVWNDGSSSMIRSPLECMLRYRMPKKLQQKKKSQFNLEKPSSMTTFQDFILSPSQLSANDFPDWNSAAKEHGVVSTRRRDERTAPTETSKLLAIDCEMCNTSRDNRALTRISVVDRDLNTVYDKLVKPDHPITDYLTQFSGITAEMLENVTTRLEDVQKDLLEIIPPDAILVGHSLDFDLRSLKLHHDNIIDTAVLYPDQRGPRFKSSLRYLMKTYLNRHIQNSVDGHCSIEDAKSCMELVLLKLKKGANFGNPELESESVYEALTRVGKRGALVDSSYIIRQHCDGDHHGLPCETDEEAVLKSTRIMNHADFIFTHLKSYEQFLKGQDNPSEETKQVMLKQIDKSIQQIVSVVPSSCLIVVSLSSGFIPPSIVALAKDKEKRNSTIVQNAVKKAKKGLCFVKVTT